CCTCCTGCCACCTTCTCCACCTTTTGCCACCTTTTCGGCAAATACAGGAAAGACGGGCTATTTTCGGTATTAAGTGTAGCAAAAAGGCGAGGGATCGGTCAATACGAGAAGCCTAGCCTATGTGTTGTATGCCTGACAGAAAAAACCGCCGATGCATTTGCTTCGACGGTTTTCTATGCGAGGTTAGTTACTCATATGGATGAGAAGAAACAGCTTCCTTCTGAGCGTCCTGTGTACCAGCTCCGTCACAGTTAGGGCAATTCTCCGAGCCCCCCAGGAGCAGTTGGAAATACCCTTGGCCATGGCAGTACGGGCACTGTTCTTGTTTTTGTCTCATGTTGAGCTCCCCTTTCGGCATACATGCGTGAAAATTAATTGCATTTATATTCAGATTATTTAGATGTATCTAACTATATCAGAATCTCCCCTTGGTTCACAATGCAGTTCATTGCGAAAAAACATAAAAAAACCGCAATGTAAGCGGAAACATTGTGGTTTATCTAGCTTATTCGCAGGATTACTTAAAGATTTTATAGGAAGTGTACTGAAAAACGGGATCGATAGCAAATGATTGACCTGTCATTCCCTGCTCCCGTTTGATATAGTCCGGCAATATGATTTTCAAATAAGTCGAAGACAGCGGATCACGAAGCAGTTCTTGTATCGGCATAAATTTCGCCTCCGCGATCTCACCTTCCTGCGGACGTGGTTCTCCCCCTATGTAATCCATCCAAAAAACGACCATATTGTCGCTAATGGACTCACGAATGACGCCTGAACGGATTCCCGCTACTTGTCGCACAACCGCCTCGACACCCGTTTCTTCCATCACCTCACGCACTGCTGCTTCATCTACAGTCTCGCCCTCCTGCACGAATCCTGCTGGAAACGACCATTGTCCTTTTAGTCCGCTGTACGTTTTTTTGACAACCAATGCTTCTTGCCCGCGAATAACAATCCCGCAAGCGCCTAGCCAAACCTTTCCTTCGCGCATCCAGCTCGCTCCTTCCACATCTTGCTAAACGAAACCCCCGGCTCTACTTCGCCGGGGGTACCTATCAATCATCCTCGTCATCTAGGAGCCCATTATCGATCATGTATCGCAGATTTTCCCGATCCCTCTCGCGGCCCTTTTCCTTGAGCCGTTCGATGGCAGGCAGGATGAGAATATCTACTTCACGCTGTACATGCCATGCCAAATCGTGTCGCCCCTGCTCCTCCAGAAAAGCTCCCACTTCCATCATAGCGTTGTACCGATCCATCTCTTCGCGGACCATAAGCCCCCGGACTTGAATGCTCGCGTGTCGCATCGTTTTACAGCTTTACTTTCTTCAGTGCGAGACCGACGCCGCCAATTTTGTACAGGTAGCGTAGGTCGCTCGCTTTTTTCATCATGGCTGCTGTGCTGCCGAACAGCTTTTTCGAACCAACTTGCCCGATACCCTCGCCTTTTCCAAGAGAGGCCAATGTCCCTTGCAGATGCGGAATGAACTTTTGTGGAAGATCGCCACGGACCAAGGCAGCGAGATTCTCACCCAGCGTCTCGCCTTCCTGGACCGCGATTTGCGCAGTTGGCGGGTACGGACGTCCTTCTTCGTTGAAAATCAAGGCACAATCTCCTACGACAAAAACATTCTCGTGACCAGGCGCACGCAAGTATTCGTCTACCTTGACGCGACCGCGCATGACTTCAAAGCCTGCTTTTTCCACGATGCTGTTGCCGCGGACACCTGCTGCCCAGATAACGGTCTTCGATTTGATTTCTTCTCCGGTGTTCAACAGTACGCCATCTGGGGTGCACTGCTTGATGGGTGTTCCAATTTTGAACTCGATGCCTTTTCTCTCCAATACATCTATTGCGTATTGGATCAGCTCTGGGTCAAAGCCAGGCAATGCAGTGGGTGCTGCTTCAATGCAGTAGACTTTCACCAGTTCTGGATCGACATCAAATTCCCGGCACAGCTCTGGCAAACGGTCGCCAAGCTCTCCGCAAAACTCAATGCCTGTAAAGCCAGCTCCACCCACAACAAATGTGAGGTAGTCCGTACGATCCGGCTCATTTTTAAATTTGGAGAACATGTATTCAATATGCTCGCGAATATTGCGGACCGCATTGATGCTGCGAATGCTAAACGCATGCTCCTTGAGTCCCTCAATTCCGAACGTTTCCGGCTCGCTGCCCAATCCGATGACGAGATAGTCGTACGACAGCACCTCGCCGTTTTCGAGCGTGACGGTCTGCTCCTCTGGCTGAATGGCTTGCACCGTTCCTTTGACAAAGTTGACTTTGTCCTTGTTCAAAATGCTATCCAAACTGACGCGGGCGTGATCCGCTGGTGCGGTGCCTGCAGCCGGCTCATGCAGCCAAGTCGTGATGTAATGATAGTTGTGCTTGTTGACCAAGGTGATTTCTGCCTCATTGTAGTTGAGCTTTTTCTGAAGCTGCAACGTTGTGAGCAAACCACCGTATCCAGCGCCAAGAATCAGGATTTTGGGTGTACCCATCAGTATCCCTTCCAATCATGTATGATTTCATTGTTCATGGTAACTTAAGGAAGATTGTGCGATTTTTCACGTGGTCTGGTACAAATTAAGATGCCCCAATTCATGATCCGGGTAGTATCGGAATTATTGCCCTGTGATGCCATCCGAACCACTCTGTGAAAAAATGCACAAAGTCAGCCATAGAAAAATGTGACAATTTCTTTACAGTCATCCTCATCTTATCGACAACCGATTGGATTTGCAAGGTTTTTTTGCCTATCATCTTTCGAATTTTTCTCCTGTTTTTCCACTTGTATGGGTTATAATGGTTGAGGAGTTCGCTTACGATTAATTCGGAGGTGCTTTGGATTGAATTTTCTGCAAAAGGACGAGCAAATCTACGACATTACAATCATTGGTGGAGGCCCTGCCGGGTTATTTACCGCTTTTTACGGCGGGATGAGGCAGGCCAGTGTAAAAATCATTGAGAGCATGCCCCAGTTAGGCGGGCAATTATCTGCTCTTTATCCGGAGAAGTACATATATGATGTAGCCGGATTTCCAAAGGTTTTAGCACAAGATTTGATCAATAATCTGAAAGATCAGATTTCCCGCTTTCAGCAGACCATTTGCCTGGAAGAAAAAGTGGAAAATGTCGTAAAAAAAGTAGACGATGTGTTTGAAATTACAACGGACAAAGGCACTCACTACTCCAAATCCGTTATCATCACTGCTGGGGTAGGAGCGTTCGAACCTCGCAGGCTGGAACACCCAGATGCCGTCAAATATGAAAAATCCAATCTGCACTATTTTGTTACCGATCTGAACTCCTTCAAGGGACAGCGTGTAGCTGTTATTGGCGGCGGTGATTCCGCTCTGGACTGGTCCCTCATGCTAGAACCTATCGCAAAAGAAGTACACCTCATCCACCGCAGAGACAAGTTCCGCGCACATGAACACAGCGTAGAAATGCTCATGTCCTCCAAAGTAAACGTCACGACACCTTACGAAATTTCAGCTTTGCACGGCGAGGAGCGCATCGAAAAGCTCACACTGGCCAATTGCACGACAAAAGAAGAAATCGATCTGGAAGTCGATGCAGTCATTGTCAACTTCGGCTTCATCTCCTCTCTCGGTCCGATCAAGAACTGGGGGCTGGAACTCGAAAAAGGCTCTATCGTAGTCGATACACGCATGGAATCAAACATCCCGGGTATTTTTGCAGCAGGCGATATCGCAACCTACCCCGGTAAGGTCAAGCTGATCGCTGTCGGATTTGGTGAGGCCCCTACCGCTGTAAACAACGCAGTTTCCTACTTTAATCCGGATGCAAAACTGCAGCCTGGTCATTCTTCTAGCATGGACAACTTCAAATCGTAAAAATGTTTCGTCCCTGTTGTTGCCTCCGATGGCTGCGACAGGGATTTTTAATTCCTTGCATAACGGCTTTTGTTGGCGCGCACAGTAGAAGCAACGAGGAGGCGATACGCTTTGAATCATCTCTGTCCAGTCTGCAATGGCTTTACGCCGCTCCAACAAGCGTGTTCAACGTGCGGTCAAGCTATGCAAGATGCAGGCCGACTTTATGACTTTTATGGGAGCTACAGCCCGTACCGGGAGATAGACGATGCCAAGATGGACAACGGTTACCTAGATCGGAAGCGCCACCAATGCATTCATACAGGCTGGTGTCCCTCCTGCCAATCCGAAGAGATGGTCTTTCTGGATGAATGGACCCCCGTTATGCTTGTAACCGATATGGAAAAGGACGCGTACCAGTAAGTTGGTCACGTCCTTTTTTGTTCGAAACGTTATTTTTTCTTCATGGCCAGCTTTTCCGCCATGCGAGAATTGTTTGCTTGCATTTGCTCCAGCATTTGTTGAAGTGACTCCTTAATCTTGGCTGTATCACCAGATTCAATCGCAGAGTCAAAAGCTTCGTGTGTTTTTTTCATTTGCTCGATCCGAGCTTTTCGGGCGTCACGCTCTTCTTTTGGCCCCATGTTTTTGTCTTTCCATTCCTTGAACTGCTTTTCCATCTGTTCGTTGGTGATTTCGCCCTTTTTGACTTTTTCATTCAGCTTATTGATCAGTTGCTTCCGTTCTTCACGCTTCGCCTGCCACTTCGGGTCATCACTCAACGTCTCGAACTCGCTCATTAAACGATCTCGTTCTTTAAACGCTGCCTGCCATTTCCCCACGCTATCCGGTGCATATTTTTCCGCTAGCAAGAGCATGTACATTTTTTGATGAACGCCTCTGTTTGAGCTGTTTCGCACCTTCATGTGCTTCTCTCCATGCTCATCATGGCTGTGAGTCGGCTTGATCACCTGGGCAACTGTTGCAGTCGCATCTTGGGCCAACGCGACACCCGGCATGGTGAGACCCATTAGCAACGCTGTTGTCATCATTCCTTGCTTCCACATCTTCATCCTATTCACTCCTTCTAGTAGATAACGTCTAACGTCTATGATTAATCCGTTAAAAAGGACGCAACTCTTCTCTATCCAGCCCCAATAGCTTTACGAGGCCCATTTGCTCCAGATCGCTTTTCGTTTTTTCGGTGCCATACTGATAAATAAGCTGGTAGATGGCCCGCAGGTTGTCATCGTATTCGTCGTTGTCCCGATCCGGCATGTCAGACCATAGCGTATGCCCATGCATCCACATCATGAAATCGCCGTGAACACAGTTATTGAACAGATCGCGCATCATGCCCACTTGTACGTCGGTCGCTTCGATCTCAAAATCGTACGTGGCGGAGCCTTTTTCATCGCGAATTTCTGCCACGGTCGTTCCCGCTTGCAAGGTCACGTAGTAGTGTTTCTTATCCAGTGTCACTCATCTCCTTTTTGGATCGTATCACCGACTTGAAAACTTTTCCTCCTTACCATGTGCAAAAATCGCAAAAACATGTATTTAACAAGCAAAAAAGCCCTCCATCAGGGGAGGACTCTTTCCTGCTTTCAATTTCGCCTGTACGTTATGATCGATCTTCTTTCCGCAAATTATGCCCGGTGTTCTCTCCTGTTTTCGGGGGAGTGCTGCGTGAGCCGGCGGATGCTTCCGTTGGGCGCTTGTCTTTGTTGTTGTGCTTGGACATGTAGTTCCCTCCCTTACTCGATGAGTAGCTGCCCATGTAGTATGTCCCCACCCGAGAAATGAAAAAACACCTTGACCAGCTAAGCAGGCCAAAGTGCTTGTTTGTTGATCTATGCCAATAAGAAAATCGAATTATTTCACGACTAATTTTGCTACCATCTTGGCATGATCTGGTCCACAGATCACGTTGCAAAAGATGGTGTACTCGCCAGCTGTATCGATTTTCATCGTTTTGCTGCCATCTTTTTGGAGGTCTACATCCAGCCCTTGGATACCAATACCGTGAAAGCCTTCTGTCGACTTGAAGTTGATCGTGAACTCTTCGCCTGCTTTTACTTCATAGGTTTCTTGATTGAATTTCCAGTTACTAGCTTCGATATTCACTTGTGTGCCTGTAGTCGCTGCAGTAGTCGCTGCACCCGTGCTAGCAGCTTCCTTGTCTCCGCCGCATGCTGTCATCAACATTGCAGACAATGCAACTGAAGAAATCAATAGACCCCACTTCTTGTTCACTTTTGACCCCTTCTTTCTTCTTTTTCTACACTTCCATCTTACTCGATGAGATCAATCCAAAATCTGACATCTTGTGAACGAACAGTGACGAATTGGGGAACGATTGTTGAACATGAGCGTTCATTTTGGATTGATCATGTATACCGTGATCTCTGGAAAGCAATTCAGCCGGATTGGCAGCCTGGAAGTACCTAGTCCGCGACTGATACCAAATACACCAACGGATTGATCCTCTTTTTGCCCGACATGAAAATGCTTGTAGGCGCCAACAGTCCGATTGAACAAGCGAATTTGTCCACCATGGGTATGTCCGCTCAAGAGAAGATCAGCCTTCAAATCCTCGTTGTAAATCAATGAGATTATATTGGGGGAATGGGCCAAAAATATCGTCATGTTCGCCTGCTGGATCTCTTGTTCCGGACGCTGTTCATTGCCGTAAATCGAATTATCGAAGCCATATATCCAAATG
This genomic stretch from Brevibacillus brevis harbors:
- a CDS encoding YuiA family protein, which gives rise to MPKGELNMRQKQEQCPYCHGQGYFQLLLGGSENCPNCDGAGTQDAQKEAVSSHPYE
- a CDS encoding NUDIX domain-containing protein, whose product is MREGKVWLGACGIVIRGQEALVVKKTYSGLKGQWSFPAGFVQEGETVDEAAVREVMEETGVEAVVRQVAGIRSGVIRESISDNMVVFWMDYIGGEPRPQEGEIAEAKFMPIQELLRDPLSSTYLKIILPDYIKREQGMTGQSFAIDPVFQYTSYKIFK
- a CDS encoding NAD(P)/FAD-dependent oxidoreductase encodes the protein MGTPKILILGAGYGGLLTTLQLQKKLNYNEAEITLVNKHNYHYITTWLHEPAAGTAPADHARVSLDSILNKDKVNFVKGTVQAIQPEEQTVTLENGEVLSYDYLVIGLGSEPETFGIEGLKEHAFSIRSINAVRNIREHIEYMFSKFKNEPDRTDYLTFVVGGAGFTGIEFCGELGDRLPELCREFDVDPELVKVYCIEAAPTALPGFDPELIQYAIDVLERKGIEFKIGTPIKQCTPDGVLLNTGEEIKSKTVIWAAGVRGNSIVEKAGFEVMRGRVKVDEYLRAPGHENVFVVGDCALIFNEEGRPYPPTAQIAVQEGETLGENLAALVRGDLPQKFIPHLQGTLASLGKGEGIGQVGSKKLFGSTAAMMKKASDLRYLYKIGGVGLALKKVKL
- a CDS encoding NAD(P)/FAD-dependent oxidoreductase, which translates into the protein MNFLQKDEQIYDITIIGGGPAGLFTAFYGGMRQASVKIIESMPQLGGQLSALYPEKYIYDVAGFPKVLAQDLINNLKDQISRFQQTICLEEKVENVVKKVDDVFEITTDKGTHYSKSVIITAGVGAFEPRRLEHPDAVKYEKSNLHYFVTDLNSFKGQRVAVIGGGDSALDWSLMLEPIAKEVHLIHRRDKFRAHEHSVEMLMSSKVNVTTPYEISALHGEERIEKLTLANCTTKEEIDLEVDAVIVNFGFISSLGPIKNWGLELEKGSIVVDTRMESNIPGIFAAGDIATYPGKVKLIAVGFGEAPTAVNNAVSYFNPDAKLQPGHSSSMDNFKS
- a CDS encoding cupredoxin domain-containing protein, whose protein sequence is MNKKWGLLISSVALSAMLMTACGGDKEAASTGAATTAATTGTQVNIEASNWKFNQETYEVKAGEEFTINFKSTEGFHGIGIQGLDVDLQKDGSKTMKIDTAGEYTIFCNVICGPDHAKMVAKLVVK